The nucleotide window TCCTCTACCCGTGGAAGAAGGAGTTCAGAAGCATCAAGGTAAGGCCTAGGACAGGCGCTCCACACCAGTCTCCCTTCTCGCCCCTTCTAGTCCTTCTTGAGACGGTTTGTGCCAAGCCGATCCCACCCCTCCTTTGCCAGCAGGCCCTCCTGTGTTCCCCACTGCCTTTGAGGTAGCAACTGCAGTGACCCCACAGCTCCCCACCTGGCCTCTCAGTCTAGTGTCATCTCTTAACTGGGTCCCCACCCCTGGCAGCTAACATGGGAAACTTTGAGGTTGGAAAGGTGGGCAGCACCTGGCCAGCCAGGGCCTGGAAGCCcagggcagagggctgggctCTAGTCTAAGGGGGGCTGGGAAGCAGGCAGTGCGGGGACCAGGTTTATGTTGGAAAAGAATCCTTCTGGCTGTCATGTGGGAGGTAGACTGTAGCAGGGCAAGAGTCGGGCGGGGAGACCATTAGGAGGCTGCTGCAGGTCTGCAAGCTGGGGAAAACAGGAGGCAGGAGGATGAATTCGAGAGAGAGAATTCTGAATTATTGCAAAGGCAGTGATGGCTCAGGAGAGGTTCCACCCAGTCGGTCTCTTAAGTCTTCTACATCTTTGTAGAAGTGCCAGAGAGGCACATCCTCATTGCTTATGAAGCTCTGCCCCCGACCCGGTCCCCTTCCTTCACCCATGTTTGTCCTGCTCCCCCTCGTGGAGCAGAGCCGCCACGCCCCCTGTAGAAAGCTAGTGGCTTTGTTCCCTGTGCGGGAGGAAGGAGCGGTGTGTCCTTTCCCTCACTCCCCGTGGCCGCGCTGTCGCTGAGCATTAGCCTCTGGCTGCCGGAGTGAGacgccgctgctgccgccgccgtgGAGAGATGCCCGCTTCCCCTCCCTGCCCGCTCCGCTTCGGACGTGCTGGGCTGCGCTCTGCCGCAGTCTCCATTGTGTGCCTCAGAGAGAAAAACTCGCCTCTCTTTctaccctcttccttcccctaGACCTACACGGGCCCCTTTGTTTATTATGTCAAGTCCACGTTACTGGAAGAGGACATCCGAGCCATCCTGAACTACATGGGCTATGTGCCCGAGTTAGGGACGGCGTACAAGCTCAAAGAGCTGGTGGAGACCCTCCAGGTCAAGATGGTCACCTTTGAACTCTTTCTGGCCAAGGTGGAGTGTGAGCAGATGCTGGAAATCCACTCCCAAGTGAAGGACAAGGGCTACTCTGAGCTGGACGTGGTGAGCGAGCGCAAGAGCAGCACGGAGGACGTGCGTGGCTGCTCGGACGCCCTGCGGCGGCGGGCGGAAGGCCGGGAGCACTTGACCGCCTCCATGGCCCGCGTGGTGCTCCAGAAGTCGGCCAGCGAGCGGGCAGCCAAGGACTACTACAAGCCCCGCGTCACCAAGCCCTCCAGGTCGGTCGACGCCTACGACAGCTACTGGGAGAGCCGCAAGCCGCCCCTGAAGGCCTCGCTGAGCCTGCGGAAGGAGCCCGCGGCCGCAGACGTGGGGGACGACCTCAAGGACGAGATCATGCGGCCGTCGCCCTCGCTCCTGACCATGTCCACCTCCCCCCACGGCAGCCCAGACGACCTGgcggccccctcccccaacaatgGCCTCGGCTCGCTGCGCGGCACGTACTTATCCACTCAGGATGATGTGGATCTCTACACAGACTCGGAGCCGAGGGCCGCTTACCGGAGGCAGGACGCCCTGCGGCCGGATGTCTGGGTGGTCAGGAACGACGCCCACCCCGTCTACCACAAGCGCTCGCCCCCTGCCAAAGAGTCCTCCCTCTCCAAGTGCCAAAACTGCGGTCTGTCCTGCAGCTCCTCCCTCTGCCAGCGCTGCGACAGCCTGCTTGCCTGCTCCCCGGCCTCCAAGCCCAGCGCCTTCCCCAGCAAGGCCTCTGCCCACGACAGCCTGGCCCACGGGTCGTCTCTGCGGGAGAAGTACGCAGGCCAGACTCAGGGCCTCGACCGGCCCCCGCACCTCCACTCGAAATCGAAGCCCTCCGCCTCGGCCACCTCCCGCTGTGGCTTCTGTAACCGCCCCGGGGCCACCAACACCTGCACCCAGTGTTCAAAAGTCTCCTGCGACACCTGCCTCAGCGCCTACCATTACGACCCCTGCTGCAAAAAGAGTGAGCTGCACAAGTTCATGCCCAACAACCAGCTGAACTACAAGTCCACGCAGTTCTCCCATCTCGTGTACAGATAGACTTGACCTTGCATCTCCCTGTCACAAGGGCTACACCACTGACTTCGGTTTCATAGGAAAGAAATGCCGATGCATGGATCTGGGAAGCAGAGATCTACACCTGACCATCTGGTTGTCGGGGGTCCTGGGACCAGCCGCACCATGTGGGAGATCCCTTAGTGACTCAGATATTTCAACTGATAGCTGCTTTGTCGCCTGGCAAGGGAGAGGGTGGCACTTCcgttcagattcatttttgctagTCTCTCCACTCCCTattctgttttgttgttattgttgttgttgtttgttttttaaagaggatTTCTATCTCTGGGACGCTTGCCACGCCTATGGCAAAGCCAACTTGGACTGGGAAGGGCCCTCCAGGTCCCCTCCAAATGCCCACCTGGAGCGGCGAGCTAGAGGCCTGTTGGCTTGTGAAATGAGCCCTCCTGCCACACTGGGCCTCGTCCACTGGCTCATCCCTCCACCACCCCTTCCCAAACACGAGGATCCCCACCTGCACCCCTTGCTGGATTTCCCTGCCTCTCTAGGTGTCAAAGGTGACCTGAGTCCAGGATTTGCTGAATGGCATCCAGTTGCCTCCACAGCTCAGCTCAGTTGTGGGGTCTGGGAACTTTCCTCCAGCGCTCTGAGGTGTGGCCCTCCACAGCAGGACTACTTTGCCCCTTTTCTGTTGTTTGCACATGCCCTTCTTACTGTACtgtaaatagatatttttgaaatttatttttaaataaatattcaacttGCCATGTGTTTCAAAGTggttaaaatattaatgatgtaGCTATTTATAAAGATGCCCTGGGTTCTTTAGTCTTCCAAGGGAGGGGCTCATGCCCTTCCACGCTGTGTCCTCCACTCACCACAGCCTGAGGGAGAgtgtgggggcagaggaggaacaGAGATGATGTCCCCGCGTCCCCTGAGTTGGTGGAGAGCCTCTGTCTTCCCTACAATAAATCTCTAACACCTACCTCCAGTGCGCACTTAGGGGGTTAGTCTGGGCCGAGAGGTCTGTGCACCTGCAGACTGTGACAACCTAGTGACGATTCAGGAACCTCACCCTGTGGATCTCCAGCCTGGTCTTTGCCACTGGCTGAGCGTGAACCTTGCACTCCAAACTTCTTGAGTCTTGTTTCTGAAGGAAAGTCATTTGGGATTCCCACTACCCCTCCATTTCAGTCCTCTTCTCTTCACCTGTTTCCAGGACTCCTCTGCAACATTTGCAACCTTTTTGCACTAAAGTAAGCAGGAGTCGGCGAGTGCCCATCAGACAGATGTCTCCTGAGATGCTTAGCCGAGCCTCAGCGCTTCCAGACCCAGAGCCCCCCTTAAACTCCTCTTGTGAATTACCCCGGATTTTCCTTTTGGGGTGCAGAGCAGGAGTGGGGCGAGAATTTGAAGATGAAACTGCTTCCTTGTGAACTAACAATATATTTTAGCCATAAGTGTTTGTGATGGACAGAATGTTATAGGAATTTACATGCAGTGGGTTTTCTGGTAGAATGAGGTATTCAGCTCTTGAGCAGATTTAAATCTGGCTGAATCCTGAGGCCACTGTGAATTTGCTGATGTTCTTCCAACTCAGTCGAGTGATTTTAAGGTTTTCAAAATCTTCTATGGCTCTTTTTATATATCTAGTAGATTACATGTAGATAATTCACTGTGTATATAAAGCTGAATTTCAACCAACTTTAATACTAAGACCTGCCCATTCTGGGGCATTCATCTTTGATgttcttccttttcccatttcaGAAGTGTCAATGCCTGTCCCAGTCCTGGTTTTCCATTTTCAGACCGCTCTAGCACTACACTCTTTTAACCAACCGTGATGCCACGTAACTTCAACACGGCAGACAAAAGCAGGAATAACTAACTTGTCCTAGAAGAGAAAGTCCAGTGTGTGTATCATCACGGAAATACTGTATTCATGGACTGGAATAGGAAATGCTATGACTATGCTCCTCCTTGGTGTGTATCTTATTGTGTGAGGTTGCTGTGATTGAGATAGTTAAATATatgctaatttaaaaatgcagatgttttgcttttgatttctaCCAAGAGTTGAAATGTtgagagataatttaaaaaaataataataaagtgtctTCCATTGTTAAATGAAGAGTTTGGGGTTTTTctgtcctcctctccctgctgctTTGAAATTTGGGTTACTTGGGTTTCTTtggtgtttggtttttgcttaaGCTGTTTTTAGTTCCTTAGTGACAGGACTCACGTGGTTTCCTCCATGAAACTGACAACAATTGCCAGCGTTGAGTGCTCAGGCATTTTGTATGCTGAGACTTCATATTCATGATCTCATATCTATAAGGTAACATAAATCCTGTTATGATGCTGTCTTACAGTGGGGAAACCAAGGTGTACAGAGTTCAGCCACAtttcccaggagtgggactgcagaCTCCAGGAGAAATGGTTGTTGGTGGTGACAGACGTTAAATAACACTGAAGGACGTTGTGAAAAAAGTTAATcacatttaacaaaattattttttggtcgtgcccacggcacatggaagttcttgggccaggaacaGACCCATGCCATAGGAGCGACCTAAGCACTTagagtgacccaagctgctgcagtcacaccaagtccttaacctggtgcaccacaagggaactcccccatttttaatttttgatttttttcaatttaaataccTCAAGGAGGATCCTGGTCAGTGTAATGCTAGCTCGTCTCTAACAAAGAGGACGTGGGCATCAGGCTTAGAGCCTTTGGCAGGGTCTTAGGTATTCAGCTGCCTTCTATTCAGGGAAGGCCTACTACGTTTCCACCTACAGCAGTGATAGGAGATGATTTTAAACATCAACTTAAGgcgttttatttcatttcatttatttttctttttaggaatgcacctgcagcctatggaatttcccaggctagggatagaattggagctgtagctgccaggcctgcaccacagccacagcaactccagatcccagccgtgtctgtgacctacaccacagctcacagcaatgccagatccttaaccctgaggcTTAACCCTTAACTCTgatccttaacactgagtgaagtcagggattgaacctgcatcctcatggatactagttgggttcattactgctgagccacagtgggaaatcccaaggtgttttttaaaaataaagtttcctgAAACTAATTATAATATTGAAAATCCAGAAgcttccgtcatggcgcagcagaaacaaatctgtctaggaaccatgaggttgtgggttcaatccctggctcagtgggttaaggatttgtcgtTGCcatgatgagctgtggtgtaggtcgcagacacagct belongs to Phacochoerus africanus isolate WHEZ1 chromosome 3, ROS_Pafr_v1, whole genome shotgun sequence and includes:
- the SPATA2 gene encoding spermatogenesis-associated protein 2, with the translated sequence MGKPSSMDTKYKDDLFRKYVQFHEGKVDTTPSKQRPGSDEYLRVAASTLLSLHKVDPFYRFRLIQFYEVVESSLRSLSSSSLRALHCAFSVLETVGINLFLYPWKKEFRSIKTYTGPFVYYVKSTLLEEDIRAILNYMGYVPELGTAYKLKELVETLQVKMVTFELFLAKVECEQMLEIHSQVKDKGYSELDVVSERKSSTEDVRGCSDALRRRAEGREHLTASMARVVLQKSASERAAKDYYKPRVTKPSRSVDAYDSYWESRKPPLKASLSLRKEPAAADVGDDLKDEIMRPSPSLLTMSTSPHGSPDDLAAPSPNNGLGSLRGTYLSTQDDVDLYTDSEPRAAYRRQDALRPDVWVVRNDAHPVYHKRSPPAKESSLSKCQNCGLSCSSSLCQRCDSLLACSPASKPSAFPSKASAHDSLAHGSSLREKYAGQTQGLDRPPHLHSKSKPSASATSRCGFCNRPGATNTCTQCSKVSCDTCLSAYHYDPCCKKSELHKFMPNNQLNYKSTQFSHLVYR